Proteins co-encoded in one Campylobacter jejuni genomic window:
- a CDS encoding type II toxin-antitoxin system HicB family antitoxin, with translation MKDLDYYLNLPYEIIIKKLDEKDGGGYFARYKDFPYIMGDGENEIEALKDLKEAFKGALEVMLEKGDYIKEPIDNEAKIRINITLPKSLVEAIDTISDNRSKFLADLANSAIKSYKIST, from the coding sequence ATGAAAGACTTAGATTACTATCTTAATCTACCTTATGAAATTATTATAAAAAAACTTGATGAAAAAGATGGCGGAGGATATTTTGCAAGATATAAAGATTTCCCTTATATTATGGGAGATGGTGAAAATGAAATAGAAGCCTTAAAAGATCTCAAAGAAGCATTTAAAGGAGCATTAGAAGTTATGCTTGAAAAAGGTGATTATATTAAAGAACCTATTGATAATGAAGCAAAAATTAGAATTAATATTACCTTGCCTAAAAGCTTAGTAGAGGCAATAGATACAATAAGCGATAATAGAAGTAAATTCTTAGCTGATCTTGCAAATAGTGCTATAAAGTCTTATAAAATAAGCACTTAA
- the glnP gene encoding amino acid ABC transporter permease produces MSLFAQKNKNFKPLKPLSKSKIITNLILLILFLILFCYCSFSISTYHFDFSTIATYKEKFLQGFLNTLIISFFSLLLSIILGGVFCAFSLSSIVFLRFLSTFYIELIRGTPLLVQVLLIYYIIANNLGLDNRYVAGVIILSCFSAAYLAEIFRAGILSISISQLESARALGLKEIQVFAYVIFPQALKNILAPLSGQFANLIKDSSLLSVIAVNELAQSAQEINSYTFATLEAYVILAITYLVLTLPISIFSRYLERKCQK; encoded by the coding sequence TTGTCTTTGTTTGCTCAAAAAAATAAGAATTTTAAACCTTTAAAACCTCTATCAAAGTCAAAAATAATCACTAATTTAATTCTTTTGATTTTATTTTTAATATTGTTTTGTTATTGTAGTTTTAGTATAAGTACTTATCATTTTGATTTTAGCACAATTGCGACCTATAAAGAAAAATTTCTTCAAGGTTTTTTAAATACTTTAATAATCAGTTTTTTTTCTTTATTGTTGAGTATAATTTTGGGTGGAGTTTTTTGTGCTTTTTCTTTAAGTTCGATTGTTTTTTTAAGATTTTTATCTACATTTTACATAGAGCTTATCAGAGGAACCCCTTTACTAGTGCAGGTATTATTGATATATTATATCATTGCAAATAATTTAGGACTTGATAATCGATATGTGGCTGGAGTTATTATTTTATCATGTTTTTCTGCTGCTTACTTAGCTGAAATATTTAGAGCTGGAATTTTAAGTATTTCTATATCTCAGCTTGAGAGCGCTAGGGCTTTAGGGTTAAAAGAGATTCAGGTTTTTGCGTATGTGATTTTTCCCCAAGCTTTAAAAAATATTTTAGCACCGCTGAGTGGACAATTTGCAAATTTAATTAAAGATAGTTCCTTATTAAGCGTTATTGCTGTAAATGAATTAGCCCAAAGTGCGCAAGAGATAAATTCTTATACTTTTGCTACTCTTGAAGCTTATGTAATTTTGGCTATTACATATCTTGTTTTGACTTTACCTATAAGTATATTTTCTCGTTATTTGGAGAGAAAATGCCAAAAATGA
- a CDS encoding AEC family transporter, translated as MFVFIPLFTIFILLAGGYFAKRIGVLKQKQARTFLDFAIIFALPCLIFDKAYHLNFNFSLIIFIFIGLFSCILAAFFAIFIGKVFHFSKVTLVSMFLLSCFGNTIFVGMPIVAGVFNDPQFSAEVIFYDALATTLPISLFGPFILSLGNGEKVSLLTNVKKILSFPPFLALLFGFLCKLITLPEFIFSPIRLFGASATPVALFAIGLGLGFMAIKTSYKPTVVVIFAKMILAPLFFVFCLKIFNLELKDSTIVAIIESAAPTMTLAGAMVMKAKLDSNLAVSAVAFGVLFAFVSMPILIWTLL; from the coding sequence ATGTTTGTTTTTATACCATTATTTACAATTTTTATTTTACTTGCAGGCGGATATTTTGCCAAAAGAATTGGCGTTTTAAAGCAAAAACAAGCTAGGACTTTTTTAGATTTTGCTATTATTTTTGCTTTACCTTGTTTGATTTTCGATAAAGCATATCATTTAAATTTTAATTTTTCATTGATTATTTTTATTTTTATTGGATTGTTTAGCTGTATATTAGCAGCCTTTTTTGCTATTTTTATTGGAAAAGTTTTTCATTTTTCTAAAGTAACTTTAGTCAGTATGTTTTTGCTTTCTTGTTTTGGAAATACTATATTTGTGGGTATGCCTATTGTTGCTGGTGTATTTAATGACCCACAATTTAGCGCTGAAGTTATATTTTACGATGCTTTAGCTACAACTTTACCTATATCACTTTTTGGACCTTTTATACTTTCTTTGGGAAATGGAGAAAAAGTCAGTTTGCTTACTAATGTTAAAAAAATTCTTAGTTTTCCACCTTTTTTAGCTTTGCTTTTTGGTTTTTTGTGTAAATTGATTACTTTACCTGAATTTATTTTCTCTCCTATTCGTTTATTTGGTGCCTCTGCAACCCCTGTTGCACTTTTTGCTATAGGTTTAGGACTTGGCTTTATGGCGATTAAAACCTCTTACAAACCTACAGTAGTTGTCATCTTTGCTAAAATGATTTTAGCTCCTTTATTTTTTGTATTTTGTTTGAAAATATTTAATTTAGAATTAAAAGATTCTACCATCGTTGCTATTATAGAAAGCGCAGCTCCTACTATGACCTTAGCAGGAGCTATGGTAATGAAAGCTAAACTAGATAGCAATTTAGCCGTAAGTGCTGTAGCCTTTGGAGTTCTTTTTGCTTTTGTTTCTATGCCAATTTTAATTTGGACTTTGCTATAA
- the aas gene encoding acyl-[ACP]--phospholipid O-acyltransferase — MQKKSFLKIYGLIPFLLIAFINAFVDLGHKIIIQNTIYKAYEGSEQLFLNAIVNALILLPFILMLSPSGFLADKYPKNIVMKISAIFNVILTLIICICYYSGAFWMAFIFTFIMGAQAALYSPSKYGFIKELVGKDFLAMGNGVINAVSIMAILAGMALFSLSFESLYSSAYNQTDEILKEVAPLGIVLILFSCIEVFFACRLPKLKQINKDLVFNKKDYIRGKLLINNLKLVFKNKTIWLCIIGISFFWAISQLYLVSFPVFAKNELFIENTFYVQISLAFSGIGVILGSLVAGKFSKNYIELGFIPLGALGMFLMAFLMPYFISLLSYSFLFFFFGFCGALFIIPLNTLIQFHAKENELGQILAGNNFFQNIAMLGFLLLATLFAKFEINVVYLFYFITLVTFIGSFYILLKLPFSLVRILLSIAFLQRYRLLVEGFENIPEKGGALLLGNHISFIDWAVVQMAIPRKIYFVMERSIYSKWYIKFFLDKFGIIPVSSTGSKTSLELIAKHIKEGNLVCLFPEGTLSRHGQLNEFKAGFELACECLSEDDGKIIPFYIRGLWGSAFSRSDEEFSARNRTLNKRKIAIAFGKAMPLHSKKDEVKAKVFELSFMAWKSQCEAMHTIARAWIDTAKKNLNQIAIIDTLAGDISYRKMLTLSLFLNFFIKRKSKELNINLQRGSYAPKEEAIGILLPASFASSLTNLSVLIAEKIAVNLNFTAGEKALKTAIKNAQISQIYTSKTFLEKLSNKGINLNFDTNIHLIYFEDIVEDFKMQKTKIFSMMLAVSIIPSFILKTIFTPSKNNLAIAAILFSSGSEGSPKGVMLNNRNILSNIAQISDVLCTRNNDVILSSLPPFHAFGLTVTTFLPLLEGIKSITFADPTDALGIAKAVAKNNVTIMCGTSTFLGIYARNKKLDALMFESLRIVVSGAEKLKNEVRTAFEMKFKKSIFEGYGATETTPVASVNLPNRFDADYWLIHRANKEGSVGMPLPGTAVRIVDPNNYENLKTNEDGLILIGGHQVMVGYLNDKEKTDEVVKEIDGIRWYNTGDKGHLDEDGFLYIVDRYSRFAKIGGEMISLGAIEEEIAKFIDTEVVKFCATSLEDEKKGEQIVLLIECNNEIFERVCEAIKNSNIPTLFKPRYYFQIEKIPLLGSGKVDLKKVKELAKNLAI; from the coding sequence ATGCAAAAAAAATCTTTTTTGAAAATTTACGGATTAATTCCTTTTTTACTTATAGCATTCATCAATGCTTTTGTGGATTTGGGACATAAAATTATTATTCAAAATACTATTTATAAGGCCTATGAAGGAAGTGAGCAGTTATTTTTAAATGCTATAGTTAATGCTTTGATTTTACTTCCTTTTATTCTTATGCTTTCTCCTTCGGGTTTTTTAGCGGATAAATATCCAAAAAATATTGTAATGAAAATTTCAGCAATTTTCAATGTTATACTCACTTTAATAATTTGCATTTGTTACTATAGCGGTGCTTTTTGGATGGCTTTTATTTTTACTTTTATAATGGGAGCACAAGCAGCACTTTATTCACCAAGTAAATACGGTTTTATTAAAGAACTCGTAGGAAAAGACTTTCTTGCTATGGGTAATGGTGTAATTAATGCAGTAAGCATTATGGCAATCTTAGCAGGAATGGCTTTGTTTTCTTTAAGTTTTGAAAGTCTTTATAGTTCTGCATATAATCAAACAGATGAAATTTTAAAAGAAGTAGCGCCTTTAGGAATTGTGCTAATTTTATTTTCTTGTATCGAAGTATTTTTTGCGTGTCGTTTACCTAAGCTCAAACAAATAAATAAAGATTTAGTTTTTAATAAAAAAGATTATATCCGTGGAAAACTTCTAATAAATAATCTTAAGCTTGTTTTTAAAAATAAAACTATTTGGCTTTGCATAATAGGAATTTCATTTTTTTGGGCTATATCTCAACTTTATCTTGTCAGCTTTCCTGTCTTTGCTAAAAATGAACTTTTTATAGAAAATACTTTTTATGTGCAAATTTCACTCGCTTTTTCTGGTATAGGAGTGATTTTAGGCTCTTTAGTAGCTGGTAAATTTTCAAAAAATTATATAGAACTTGGATTTATTCCACTTGGTGCATTGGGTATGTTTTTAATGGCTTTTTTAATGCCTTATTTTATAAGTTTATTAAGTTATAGTTTTTTATTTTTCTTTTTTGGATTTTGCGGAGCTCTTTTTATCATTCCTTTAAATACTTTAATCCAATTTCATGCCAAAGAAAATGAATTGGGACAAATTCTTGCAGGAAATAATTTTTTTCAAAATATTGCCATGTTAGGATTTTTACTCTTAGCAACTTTATTTGCAAAATTTGAAATCAATGTGGTTTATTTGTTTTATTTTATTACTTTAGTAACCTTTATAGGAAGTTTTTATATACTTTTAAAACTTCCCTTTTCTTTAGTGCGTATACTTTTAAGCATAGCTTTTTTGCAACGATACCGCTTGCTTGTAGAAGGTTTTGAAAATATACCAGAAAAAGGTGGAGCTTTGCTTTTGGGTAATCATATTTCTTTTATTGATTGGGCTGTTGTACAAATGGCAATTCCAAGAAAAATTTATTTTGTTATGGAAAGAAGTATTTATTCTAAATGGTATATTAAATTTTTTCTTGATAAATTTGGCATTATTCCCGTATCAAGCACGGGAAGTAAGACGAGTTTAGAACTGATAGCAAAGCATATTAAAGAAGGTAATTTGGTTTGCTTATTTCCTGAAGGTACGCTTTCAAGACATGGACAATTAAATGAATTTAAAGCAGGATTTGAATTAGCTTGTGAATGTTTAAGTGAAGATGATGGAAAAATTATTCCTTTTTATATAAGAGGGCTTTGGGGTAGCGCTTTTTCAAGAAGCGATGAAGAATTTTCAGCAAGAAACCGCACTTTAAATAAAAGAAAAATTGCTATAGCTTTTGGTAAAGCCATGCCTTTGCATTCTAAAAAAGATGAAGTTAAAGCTAAAGTTTTTGAACTTTCTTTTATGGCTTGGAAATCACAATGCGAAGCTATGCATACTATAGCAAGAGCTTGGATAGATACAGCTAAAAAAAATCTAAATCAAATAGCTATTATCGATACACTAGCTGGAGATATTTCTTATAGAAAAATGTTGACTCTTAGTTTATTTCTTAATTTTTTTATTAAAAGAAAATCCAAAGAATTAAACATTAACCTTCAGCGTGGAAGTTACGCTCCTAAAGAGGAAGCTATAGGAATTTTACTACCTGCTTCTTTTGCAAGTTCTTTAACCAATCTATCTGTTTTAATCGCAGAAAAAATTGCAGTAAATCTTAATTTCACTGCTGGAGAAAAAGCTTTAAAAACAGCTATAAAAAATGCGCAAATTTCACAAATTTATACTTCTAAAACTTTTTTAGAAAAATTATCAAATAAAGGTATAAACCTAAATTTCGATACAAATATACATTTAATTTATTTTGAAGATATTGTAGAAGATTTTAAAATGCAAAAAACTAAAATTTTTAGCATGATGCTAGCAGTTAGTATTATACCTAGTTTTATACTCAAAACCATTTTCACTCCTTCAAAAAACAATCTTGCCATAGCAGCTATTTTATTTAGTAGTGGAAGCGAAGGTTCTCCAAAAGGTGTTATGCTAAATAACCGTAATATTTTAAGCAATATAGCACAAATTTCTGATGTGCTTTGCACAAGAAATAATGATGTCATTCTCTCATCTTTGCCACCTTTTCATGCTTTTGGACTTACAGTAACTACGTTTTTGCCTTTGCTTGAAGGTATTAAAAGTATCACTTTTGCAGATCCAACTGATGCTTTAGGGATTGCCAAAGCTGTTGCTAAAAATAATGTCACTATTATGTGTGGAACTTCAACCTTTTTAGGAATTTATGCAAGAAATAAAAAGCTTGATGCTTTAATGTTTGAAAGCTTAAGAATAGTTGTATCAGGTGCTGAAAAACTAAAAAATGAAGTAAGAACTGCTTTTGAAATGAAGTTTAAAAAAAGCATTTTTGAAGGTTATGGGGCTACGGAAACCACACCTGTAGCGAGTGTAAATTTGCCGAATCGTTTTGATGCGGATTATTGGCTTATACATCGTGCCAATAAAGAAGGAAGTGTAGGAATGCCTCTACCTGGAACTGCGGTACGTATTGTTGATCCAAATAATTATGAAAATTTAAAAACAAATGAAGATGGACTCATACTTATAGGCGGTCATCAAGTTATGGTAGGCTATCTTAATGACAAAGAAAAAACCGATGAAGTGGTTAAAGAAATTGATGGCATAAGATGGTACAACACGGGAGATAAGGGACATTTGGATGAAGATGGTTTTTTATATATTGTCGATCGTTATTCTCGCTTTGCAAAAATTGGCGGAGAGATGATTTCTTTGGGTGCAATAGAAGAAGAAATTGCCAAATTTATAGACACTGAAGTGGTTAAATTTTGTGCCACATCTTTAGAAGATGAGAAAAAAGGGGAACAAATTGTTTTACTCATAGAATGTAATAATGAAATTTTTGAACGAGTATGTGAGGCTATAAAAAATTCTAATATACCTACACTTTTTAAACCTAGATATTATTTTCAAATAGAAAAAATTCCCCTCCTAGGTTCAGGAAAAGTTGATCTTAAAAAAGTTAAAGAATTAGCTAAAAATTTAGCCATATAA
- a CDS encoding sodium-dependent transporter, with amino-acid sequence MSSKFSKIGFILAVAGSAVGLGNAWKFPTLVGQSGGSAFILLYIILTLGVGFVIFLAELSIGKISEKDPVNAYEKLAPSNKKAWSYVGFTMVGAILIVSFYTLVIGWIVKYVFLSITGNLPMDLEVSKAQFGFFTSEDFLSQFICFTLVFLCVFYIVSKGVKNGIEKLNVWMMPSLFILLILMLVYAISKDGFIMAVKFLFVPDFSKINTSNVLEALGLAFFSLSLGVGTIITYSASLSDKTNFITSTLNIIFINLLVGLLMGLVVFTFIFEFGYNPNQQGPGLVFISLATLFEKIGVIGCIFGAAFFISLIFAGITSAVSMIEPFAFYLINTFGMSRKKALILIGIVVYILGMLCILSSLKSTQFGFFGMSFFDLLDSVSSKVIMPLGGILAAIFVGFVMKKEALKILFKPYMRGIFFELWYVFLRFISPLAVVIVMIAAFLK; translated from the coding sequence TTGAGTTCTAAATTTTCAAAAATAGGTTTCATTTTAGCGGTAGCAGGTTCAGCGGTGGGCTTGGGTAATGCTTGGAAATTTCCAACACTAGTAGGTCAAAGTGGTGGATCTGCTTTTATCTTGCTTTATATAATTCTTACTTTAGGTGTAGGTTTTGTGATATTTTTAGCTGAGCTTAGCATAGGAAAAATTAGTGAAAAAGATCCGGTTAATGCCTATGAAAAGTTAGCACCTTCAAATAAAAAAGCTTGGTCTTATGTTGGTTTTACTATGGTGGGGGCGATTTTAATAGTTTCTTTTTATACCTTGGTGATTGGCTGGATAGTTAAATATGTGTTTTTAAGTATCACTGGAAATTTGCCTATGGATCTAGAAGTAAGTAAAGCACAGTTTGGATTTTTTACAAGTGAGGATTTTTTAAGTCAGTTTATTTGTTTTACTTTGGTTTTTTTATGTGTTTTTTATATTGTTTCTAAAGGTGTTAAGAATGGGATTGAAAAGTTAAATGTTTGGATGATGCCTTCATTGTTTATTTTACTTATTTTGATGCTTGTTTATGCTATTAGCAAAGATGGTTTTATAATGGCGGTTAAATTTCTTTTTGTACCTGATTTTTCCAAAATCAACACTTCAAATGTTCTTGAAGCGTTAGGACTTGCTTTTTTTAGTCTTTCTTTGGGCGTTGGAACGATTATTACTTATTCTGCTAGTCTGTCTGATAAAACTAATTTTATTACCAGTACTTTAAATATTATTTTTATCAATCTTTTAGTTGGTTTATTAATGGGTTTGGTTGTTTTTACTTTTATCTTTGAATTTGGCTACAATCCTAATCAGCAAGGACCAGGACTTGTTTTTATTTCCTTAGCTACTTTATTTGAAAAGATTGGAGTGATTGGTTGTATTTTTGGAGCAGCATTTTTTATTTCTTTAATCTTTGCTGGTATTACTTCAGCTGTTTCAATGATAGAGCCTTTTGCTTTTTATCTTATTAATACTTTTGGCATGAGCCGTAAAAAAGCTTTGATTTTAATAGGAATTGTTGTTTATATTTTAGGAATGTTGTGTATTTTATCTTCTTTAAAAAGTACTCAGTTTGGATTTTTTGGAATGAGTTTTTTTGATTTGCTTGATAGTGTTTCAAGCAAGGTTATTATGCCTTTAGGTGGAATTTTGGCAGCTATTTTTGTGGGATTTGTGATGAAAAAAGAAGCTTTAAAAATTTTATTTAAACCTTATATGAGGGGTATATTTTTTGAACTTTGGTATGTGTTTTTGAGATTTATTTCCCCTTTGGCTGTTGTTATAGTTATGATAGCCGCTTTTTTAAAGTGA
- a CDS encoding sodium-dependent transporter: MRTYFSKIGFVLAVAGGAVGLGNAWKFPTLSAENGGFVFVLLYLFFTLTIGFSIFLAEVAMGRLSKSDLANAYSNLAIKYGNRWRYGGVFMLGGIFVLSFYLVIMGWVLKYTVVSLYYLPKTLDEAASNFQNLITTNLTSSVFFFTLSFFLTLLIVSKGLIKGIEKLNVVIMPSLFLMLVFMLFYCMGFKQGFANAFSYLFYPDFSHFKFSSIAEALGLAFFTLCLGIGCIVTYSSALDKKTNFIKSSVYIVLINLLISFIMGLIVFTFIFEFGADPHTQGAGIVFISLMSLFNQLGALGYIFAFCFFLALFFAGITSAVSMIEPLTFYMINNYQISRVKALFLIGLFVFVFGICCILSLNLNFFSMFSFFGKDFFTLLDKLTSNFLLPLGAIVCSIFVGFFMNKKQIYKIFSKFISRKIFLIWLFFIRFISPIAIILVMCYQIFV; encoded by the coding sequence ATGAGAACATATTTTTCAAAAATCGGTTTTGTATTGGCTGTTGCTGGTGGAGCCGTTGGTTTAGGTAATGCTTGGAAATTTCCAACTTTAAGTGCAGAAAATGGTGGTTTTGTTTTTGTGCTTTTATATTTGTTTTTTACTTTAACCATAGGATTTAGTATTTTTTTGGCTGAAGTGGCTATGGGACGTTTAAGTAAAAGTGATCTTGCAAATGCTTATTCAAATCTTGCCATAAAATATGGCAATAGATGGCGATATGGCGGCGTTTTTATGTTAGGTGGTATTTTTGTTCTCTCTTTTTATCTAGTTATTATGGGATGGGTTTTAAAATATACTGTAGTTAGTCTTTATTATCTTCCTAAAACCTTAGATGAAGCAGCAAGTAATTTTCAGAATTTAATTACTACAAATTTGACAAGTTCTGTTTTTTTCTTCACTTTATCTTTTTTTCTTACTTTATTAATAGTATCTAAAGGTTTAATCAAAGGGATTGAAAAATTAAACGTTGTTATAATGCCTAGCTTATTTTTAATGCTTGTTTTTATGTTGTTTTATTGCATGGGATTTAAGCAAGGTTTTGCAAATGCTTTTTCTTATTTATTTTATCCCGATTTTTCACATTTTAAATTTAGCTCTATTGCCGAAGCTTTAGGGCTTGCATTTTTTACCTTATGCTTGGGAATAGGTTGTATAGTTACATATTCATCAGCCTTGGATAAAAAAACAAATTTTATAAAAAGTTCAGTGTATATTGTTTTGATTAACTTATTGATTTCTTTTATCATGGGACTTATTGTTTTTACTTTTATCTTTGAATTTGGAGCCGATCCGCATACTCAAGGAGCAGGAATTGTTTTTATATCCTTGATGAGTTTGTTTAATCAACTTGGAGCTTTAGGCTATATTTTTGCATTTTGTTTTTTCTTAGCACTTTTTTTTGCTGGTATTACTTCAGCTGTTTCAATGATAGAGCCTTTAACTTTTTATATGATTAATAACTATCAAATTTCTCGTGTTAAAGCTCTATTTTTAATAGGTTTATTTGTTTTTGTTTTTGGAATTTGTTGTATCTTGTCATTAAATTTAAATTTTTTTTCTATGTTTAGTTTTTTTGGTAAAGATTTTTTTACTTTATTAGATAAATTAACTTCAAATTTTTTACTTCCACTTGGTGCTATAGTATGCTCTATATTTGTAGGTTTTTTTATGAATAAAAAACAAATTTATAAAATTTTTTCTAAATTTATAAGTCGAAAAATTTTCTTAATTTGGTTGTTTTTTATTCGTTTTATATCGCCTATAGCAATAATTTTGGTAATGTGTTATCAAATTTTTGTATAA
- the pycB gene encoding biotin/lipoyl-containing protein codes for MAKKFIDVMDTSFRDGFQSVYGARVLMDDFFPAVEAAKEAGITHFEFGGGARFQSLYFYLNEDAFTMMDRFRAIVGKDSNLQTLARGVNTVTLDTGSSELIDLHAKLFAKHGTTTIRNFDALNDINNLKFSGECIAKHGLKHEIAITLMDLPPNCKGAHDVPFYEKILKEILAAEIPFHSICFKDASGTSNPNKIYETIKMARKILPQDMHIRLHTHETAGVSIACYLAALEAGVDGIDLAAAPVSGGTSQPDILTMMHALKGKDYDLGGLEEEKILKYEEVLKDCLKEYFLPPEATMVNPLIPFSPMPGGALTANTQMMRDNNILDKFPQVIHAMREVVEKGGFGTSVTPVSQFYFQQAFNNVMFGSWKKIAEGYGKMVLGYFGKTPVAPDANIIELASKQLNLEPTTELAINIADKDESKSIAYTKTLLEKEGIETSEENIFVAAACKEKGIAFLKGEAKVNIRKLASMPKPMSADENKFTVAVNGNKYHVEVSYGFDKDVNVKSVKKVEENKNIISSNSTSSVDAENEVLAGISGNVFKIYVNEGEEVKSGQAIMVLEAMKMEIEVNAPKDGIISELCIKIGDTVNEGEVLAIYKN; via the coding sequence ATGGCTAAAAAATTCATCGATGTAATGGATACAAGCTTTAGGGACGGTTTTCAGTCTGTTTATGGAGCTAGGGTTTTAATGGATGATTTTTTTCCTGCAGTAGAAGCAGCAAAAGAAGCGGGTATTACTCATTTTGAATTTGGTGGTGGTGCTAGATTTCAAAGCTTGTATTTTTATCTTAATGAAGATGCTTTTACCATGATGGATAGATTTAGAGCTATTGTAGGAAAAGATTCCAATCTTCAAACTTTAGCAAGAGGGGTTAATACTGTTACTTTAGATACTGGAAGTAGTGAGCTTATTGATTTGCATGCAAAACTTTTTGCAAAACACGGTACCACAACGATAAGAAATTTTGATGCTCTTAATGATATAAATAATTTAAAATTTAGTGGTGAATGTATAGCAAAACATGGATTAAAACATGAAATCGCTATTACCTTAATGGATCTACCGCCAAATTGCAAAGGTGCTCATGATGTGCCTTTTTATGAAAAAATTTTGAAAGAAATTTTAGCAGCAGAAATTCCTTTTCACAGCATTTGTTTTAAAGATGCAAGTGGAACTTCAAATCCAAATAAAATTTATGAAACCATTAAAATGGCAAGAAAAATTTTACCTCAAGATATGCATATTAGACTTCATACGCATGAAACTGCAGGGGTGAGTATAGCCTGCTATCTTGCAGCACTTGAAGCAGGTGTTGATGGTATCGATTTGGCTGCAGCTCCTGTAAGTGGTGGAACTTCTCAGCCTGATATTTTAACCATGATGCATGCCTTAAAAGGTAAAGATTATGATTTAGGTGGACTTGAAGAAGAAAAAATTCTAAAATACGAAGAAGTTTTAAAAGATTGTTTAAAAGAGTATTTTTTACCCCCTGAAGCTACTATGGTAAATCCACTTATTCCTTTTTCTCCTATGCCAGGAGGAGCTTTAACAGCAAATACACAAATGATGAGGGATAATAATATTTTAGATAAATTTCCACAGGTCATTCATGCTATGAGAGAAGTTGTAGAAAAAGGTGGATTTGGTACTTCGGTTACTCCAGTTTCTCAATTTTATTTTCAACAAGCATTTAATAATGTTATGTTTGGGTCTTGGAAAAAAATCGCAGAAGGTTATGGAAAAATGGTGCTTGGTTATTTTGGAAAAACTCCAGTTGCACCCGATGCAAACATTATTGAGCTTGCTTCAAAACAACTTAATTTAGAACCTACTACAGAGCTTGCTATAAATATAGCTGATAAAGATGAGAGTAAAAGTATAGCTTATACCAAAACCTTGCTTGAAAAAGAGGGTATAGAAACGAGTGAAGAAAATATATTTGTTGCAGCAGCTTGCAAAGAAAAAGGTATAGCATTTTTAAAAGGAGAGGCAAAGGTAAATATACGCAAATTAGCCAGTATGCCAAAACCTATGAGTGCAGATGAAAACAAATTTACCGTAGCTGTAAATGGTAATAAATATCATGTAGAAGTAAGCTATGGCTTTGATAAAGATGTTAATGTTAAAAGTGTGAAAAAAGTAGAAGAAAATAAAAATATTATTTCTTCAAATTCAACAAGTTCTGTAGATGCTGAAAATGAAGTTTTAGCAGGTATTTCAGGTAATGTCTTTAAAATTTATGTTAACGAAGGCGAAGAAGTAAAATCAGGTCAAGCTATCATGGTTTTAGAAGCAATGAAAATGGAGATTGAGGTTAATGCCCCAAAAGATGGAATTATTTCAGAGCTTTGTATTAAAATAGGCGATACTGTTAATGAAGGTGAAGTATTAGCTATTTACAAGAATTAA
- the atpE gene encoding F0F1 ATP synthase subunit C: protein MKKVLFLLLACAVVAFAAETNAPVEQEAINVWIKAFSVLAAGLGLGVAALGGAIGMGNTAAATIAGTARNPGLGPKLMTTMFIALAMIEAQVIYALVIALIALYANPFIVLQ from the coding sequence ATGAAAAAAGTTCTTTTTTTATTATTAGCATGTGCAGTAGTAGCTTTTGCAGCTGAAACTAATGCTCCAGTAGAGCAAGAAGCTATTAATGTATGGATTAAAGCATTTTCAGTTCTTGCAGCAGGCTTAGGTCTTGGTGTTGCAGCACTTGGTGGTGCTATCGGTATGGGTAATACTGCAGCGGCAACAATTGCAGGAACAGCTAGAAACCCTGGTCTTGGGCCAAAATTAATGACAACTATGTTTATCGCTTTAGCGATGATTGAAGCACAAGTTATCTATGCTCTTGTTATCGCGCTAATAGCACTTTATGCAAATCCTTTTATAGTTTTACAATAA